The following nucleotide sequence is from Magnetococcales bacterium.
ATGCAGCGCGAGCTGGTGCGAGTGAATTGGGGTTTGAGTTTTCCGATATGCTGGATGTGGTGAATGCGCTCACACCAGCGGATTTCCACAAGAGCATGACCACGCATGTTAATTCCACGGTCTGGCAGGACGTGTACCGCCCAAGTACGCAGGCGGGTAGTTTGTATCTGAAGCTGACGGTCATTGAT
It contains:
- a CDS encoding type II toxin-antitoxin system MqsR family toxin — encoded protein: MEKRTPHCKLHVVKALVEAGKVRTTYAARAGASELGFEFSDMLDVVNALTPADFHKSMTTHVNSTVWQDVYRPSTQAGSLYLKLTVIDDVLIVSFKEL